In the Salvia miltiorrhiza cultivar Shanhuang (shh) chromosome 8, IMPLAD_Smil_shh, whole genome shotgun sequence genome, caaaataatatttaatgttAGAGTTGTCGACTGACTGtccaaaagagaaaaaaagaaaaatatatatttagtcCGGACTAGTATCTACATTACAATCAACAATTATAATAAAGCTACAATCATTAATTTTGAGAaatttgttttataaattaaaaaaaaattgtaaacaGCCCATTTCAAGTCATTGTTGGTAAGTAAttaatattaagtattttaattatattattgtgCTAATTTAATGATAACTCTGTCATTTTGTGTTTGATTTGGAACTCTCAGTTTATAGATTCGACCCTTAAAACCGTCTattatcattttcatttttaaattttattttcataaacttttaattataaTACGAGCTGAGATCTAGTTAATATATGCGCATGATTAAGtgaataaagtataaaataaataaaatatttttaaaaatcttgTGACATAAAATCATTCATCAATAACCTAATGTTTAATTTGGGAAAGTAGGACCTCATCACACGGGTCCTGAACTTCTCAATAAATGCCTATTCATCTCCAGAAGTAAATTAAATACGATAGTACATATTTAttacttatttatatatgtaagaAAAACCATCCAAACATGAATATGTAGAATAACTATTTAATGCAATAATTATAGTTCAATACTTAAATGTAACATTTCCAAAATGCTCCCATCCCCACTCCATTAAAAACTTAGGAGATATTTTGGATAACCTCTTAATTTTGATGCACCTATTAGACTTCTCCACATTGCATCTCTGCTTCATAAGGCGATCTGCCATGTTTTCTTCCAAATGTCTAATTTTATGTTTTCCAACAAAAAATAACTAATGATTATCAAAATTAACATAATCTTTCCTTCTTTTAATGGGTTCAATAACAAATACACCACCAATACTTACATAAAACATCAAACAGTCCTCAATTTCATATAATTAGGTCTCTAACATTCACAAATTAAGGCAAGTCCTCTATCTAATGATTGTTAACTTCTCATTAGATACTGAGACTTATTTGCCTTAATTTATGAATGTTGTGaatatatattgaatttaatttatagTTGTAATatgaatttcaaaaatttcaaattataaattGATTGCAATTTTTACATTTCAATCTTTTTTTTCCAGTTCACACTTTGCGCTTATAGACTTTTAACGGATAAAACTTTAGTGCGACTTTATTAATCTATAAAAATCTCTTCATATCAACTACAAAGTCGAATTGACAAAAACAATCAATTGAACATAAATTCATTTTTCAAACATATATGTATtaaaagaagaattcacaataataaaatttgatattatgaaaaggctaaaaagtgaaaataaaaatagaaaaaaaattaaaaaatagatttatttaaatatgaagactataaaaaataaaatgagggATGTGAATAGAATCACTCTATCTAATCTATCTACACACAAATGTGGCCCCATACTAATCAGCCCGTTTGTTGGGCGCTTTTGCGAGATATAAAAGCCCCTACGTTacatagaaaaaaaaagagtacactcaaaaaaaaaaaagacaaaattgATTGATAATGggtcatttttatttaatgttattttccGAACTATCATATTTTTCAGGGAATTCGATTAATTGATCATGGGTCATCCACGGAAAAATttcctatattttctttttaggacATCTACAAAAAAAgtttttatctatttttgaaCTATACTCTActacttatttttcactttttcaccaatctcaatactaattaaaatattttttctcaattctcagtACACTCAATAACCTTTTCTCTACTCTCAGTACACCCAAcaacatttttcttaaaactcgtatcactcgctcctagaaagttcttttgtggacgaaggaataaattttaaaattttatagaagaaaataattgaaaaatcaaCTTAATGGGGGCTTAAGCCCCCTCCTAATCACATGTGTATCCGCCATTGATTTGAATCATAAATCTTGTTGCTTACATACTGAAATTTGCATCGCTTGAATGTCTTCTTAGCGACATATCCatctataaaataaaaaggtCGACAATTAATGAACGCTatcatatatatagtatatattttattgaagCCCTATCATaatcaggggcggagccaggggggctagagcccccccaaattttgaaaaaataaaataaaaaaaagttataatatgtctaaaaatgttgttattattattattatatttgtattttagtaaaaaaatgtctaaaatgtattgaatgcccccaaaaattttttagtaaatgttgaactatattatctatgaaaatgttgttattattattattatatttgtattttagtaaaaaatgtctaaatgtattgaatgcccccaaaaaaaaatttagtaaatgttttgaactatattatctatgaaaatgttgttattattattattattattatatttgtattttagtaaaaaatgtctaaaatgcattgaatgcccccaaaaaaaaatttagtaaatgttttgaactatattataaatgaaaatgttgttattattattattatatttgtattttagtaaaaaatgtctaaaatgtattgaatgctccaaaaaaaaaaaattagtaaatgttttgaactatattatctataaaaatgttgttattattatgattatatttgtattttagtaaaaaatgtctaaaatgtattgaatgcccccaaaaaaaaaatttcgggggctaccgcccctgaacccccgtaacagttcagccccccccaaaaaaaatcctaGCTCCGCCCCTGATCATAATTATAATAAGTCTGCAAACcgattcaaatattaatattttttttatatatatacaaaataaataaatatataagttcAATAAAGGGGCACTTGGCACTTGCTGATTTCACATTATTCGTATGATTTTAATCATAGAGCGTGTATTGATTAGAAGTTGGTGAGTCGGGCTTTTATTAATATGTGGGGGGCCGAAAACACTCACTGTCACACCCCAATACCCCATCTCGTCTTAATCATTTCATCTTCGCAAATCGCAATTTTTCACTTCATATATACCTTTTCCTTTTCCACTTGAATCTTATTTTTTTACTCCGAATTaatgctttattttaaaataaaatttatcatCTAATAGATGTTCTATCACAAAATTATACtataagggtgcgtttactttggtagtaaaattttcatttgaaaattatggataagaaaatgtgagataatattatatttttctccttttttataatgtgtttactttgttatAAATAGATGGATACAAAAattgaaatgttggaaaatattttcacaccctcccaataggataatattatccaacatttatgagaaaatgagtgaaaatgggCTGCCCGAATAAATTTTTCAACCTGACCggagaaaattatccatcataggaaacatgtgaaaatgatggaaaatatactttttctaacATTTTCTATCAAGTAAACTTCTCATATTTTACTATTGTCCTCAATACAAATTCTTTAGTTGTccgatttattttaaaagtaaaattttcccacttttttttattgctatattaacaatattaaataaagaaattaaaaggttGATCCACATAATACTCGAACCCAAAACCTTTGGATTTAGGCATTATCCCCTTACCGCTTAGCCAACACACATATACTAATTTTACCCACTTTCTTGATAGTTATTCAAAGATAGAGAGATAAATGCCATTTCTGattggaaataataatataattttttgcgCATTTGGTAAATATAATATACGAATAATATAGACTAAAAAATTTACGATTTCAactaaatttaatttatctttttttatagTATAATTAATTTAGAAGGAGAACccattaagaaatgtgtatgcAAGATCGAACCAAACCAAATTAAATGTTTGGTTCAATTTGGCATTTTATAAGATATATTATCAATGTGGGTAGTTTAAATTCTCACCCATATAAAAAAGGAGATAGTAATACTCTCATATTTGATTCGGTTTGATAAAACTTTTGTATTTTATTCTCATATTTTCGATCCAAATTTAAATTGAACCACCAAATATACACTCTTATACATAAGAGCCGGCAGTGTCATTCATAATTCGAAATTGAGCTACATTATAATGATATATCTCAAATTGAAAACTGCCTTTCATGTTGAATACCCAAATTACACCTACAAATAGGGATTGTGGacaattaaagaaaataaaagttaaaaaataaaaagagctCAACTATGAAAATGCTTAATAGTATGAACTAAGCATGTAATGATGGATTCTAGATGCTCATTTTCTAACCAACACGGTGTAGAAGTGCTGGCACGACTTAAACTTTGACAACCAAGTCCTCCACTAAGTAAAATgcgatgcattttttttttttgtgaattaattaattgcctAAAGATTAATAAACTTTGACATACTCGTTCTCGCGTGGTAATCGATTGTTAGAAACAATGTCATTTCTTACGAAACAACATCAATTATTTGACTAactgtgtaattaataaagttggCCAAAATTCTAATGGGTAGGAAATCAGATTACAACGACTTTAAAGTTGGTATTAAAAATTAgactaaattaaaaattcagTAATTATCATGCCTGACTTTAAAATTTTGTACGTAAAATCAGAGTAATACAAAAGCTCAGTAGtttacaaataattaattatttttattccttTCAATTAATAAATACGGAGTAAGTTGTTTTCAATTGGCAGCAAATAAATATCCTACAAAAACTGGTCAATCATTCTTCATCTTGGCACACATCAAATTGTCAGTCATTTATCGCAAATATTCCCACTTCGAATAAACATTACTAATTTTGATGTTTTTACCTTTACTTTTTTGGGTATTCACATATATAGGGGTCTATTATTTCTGTATTACCACCATTCTTCACGATTCCATTATTGTTCCCCGCTATTGACTAATGAACAATTCCTACTCATTAATTTCTGATGATTCTATGAGTTATATTTTTTGTTACCACGACTTTGACTGAAGACGGACTTATTTCTTTCTGATGATTCTATGAGTTAATTATACTTTTTGTTACcacttgttatatatatatatatactatatataaatatatgtgtgtgtgtgtgtctgacCAATATGAATCTACTATATCGAAATGGGAAAGTAAAACTCCATAATATGTTTTACACAGCACGGACATATATATATCCTACGTTCTAGTCAACAATTGACCATAAGTCATGCTAAacacaattcataaattttGCCCTAATTCTGAATTTtgctatattttatatataaattagtgtcaatatataaaaatacccactttcatatagcaaaaataaattttacccactaagataaaaacataaaattttacccactttttgGGCGAAAAGACTAAAATACCCCTCCTTAAATATTTGCAATTTTCCAAAAATAATCCTCActttctctcatctttttttttcccgGTCCAGGcacctctctcctcttttctctctctctctcccctcttttCTCTCTCGCCTCCAATCCTTCCAAATTGGCTTTCTCCAGCAGCCTCAAGCTTAGAAGCGGAGCTCCGGCAGGCTTCCGACGGCCAACACCGCCGTGAAAGAAGGAGCGACGGCCAACCGTGCCGCGTCTCTTCTCCCGCAGTGGCCGCCGCCTTGTACCAGCGAAGGTCTGATGCAGCCGCcgccgttctctctctctctctcatcgcagatctctccctctcgatctgTTCTGCCACCGCCGCCTTGGACCGGCGAAGGTCCGATGCGTGGTTCTGCTGCGAAGATCCGGTCGTCATCTTGGGCAGAATCGTCGACGATCGCGTGGTTCTGCTGTCTCTGGGGTTGGTCACCGTGATGGCGCTGGTGTTCACTCACGTCGGGTTGAATGTCCTCGTCGCCTTGATTGTGGCGCTGGTGGCGTGCGGCGGCCACGCCGCCGTCAGGGGCACGAAGGATTTGTTCTTGGATGAGAGCGACGCCGCCGAGGGCGGCTTGCTTTCGGTGGTGTGTTGAGGTTTTGAGCCCTAGATTTTGAATTTGGgggaattttttggttgtgattttttttttatgccaGCAACAATTGTTGTATTGAATTTCATGGTGTTTGTAGCAATTCTTGGtttgaaatttgagttattcatttttattgtaTCCAACTTccaatcattttttttagttatcaatttttttatttgagttatTCATGTTCATATTTTAGTGGTGGATCGacggattaatttttttttatccgaATCAAGTTGATCGTTCAGTTATTTCGATTCGGTTTAAAAAACTAGTacttttttttccaatttaattgtttaaatccaatgaagaaattgatgaaaatcatgcaattttgtacaaatgttcttgaattcacaaccaagtttatgaattcacaactgaattatcggcgttggttgtgaattcacaattgaaatagtattgattgtgaattcaagttttattggttgtgaattcataacttgaaaaaatgttggttgtgaattcaagcgaattcacaactaacactatttatagttgtgaattcaaactttaaaacttgaattcacaaccaatacttgttattcagttgtgaattcgagttttaaagcttgaattcacaaccataataaattttggttgtgaattcgtgggtatttgtaaaatttttatatgtaagggtaaaatggtaaatatgggtatttttttaagtttttatattagtgggtaaaatttatttttactatataaaagtggctattttcaaaatccactctataaATTATtgcaataacaacaataataataatgaataacaacaataataataatgttgcTTTCCATTTTGTAGCATAAAGCCACCCCAAATTTTCTCAACGACTGAAAAAAGGagcgtgatttttttttaacgcCATCAGAAATGTATTGACTTTCCATTTAAAGAAATAACCCATTGAAATGAGACATCCAAATAAGTAAACATTACCTATTTAATTGAGCAGATGAAGtatgaatttattaatttacatTGTTCACTTTATAGCTCGAATCAAAATTTCACTCGCAACTATCACTGTTTGAACTAAgagttcaaattttaatttgttagaCGCTTTCGTACCTGAGTTGATGtgaaaacaaaaaatttaatgtattttttgtttaattgcCAAGTCAGCTTCCTCGAGTCATGACACCTCTTAGTTGGTCAAAATTTCGATTCAAACTATAAAACCGAACAGTGTAATTAAGttagaattatatttataatttttataaactcGATCTAAAAAGTCATCGCGGGATCAAAGTTTAaactattttttaataataattaatatccCTCACATTAAACTAATTTCCCATCATCCCCTCCGTCCAAATTTCCATATCTAGGAGTATATTTATACGAACGACAGTTTgtcaagaaataaaaaaatcaaaggtCGATGGTTGCCGTCTCAAATTTTTTCCATTCTCTCCAACATCACTAGATGCATAATTTAATTCAGAAAGAGAATCATATTTAAACAACGTAACACCAAGTTCATCTCTGGTTTCAATTCAACAGAAgttcatcttctctctctctctaaacaaCGTGACATGAGAGACTTAGCATCTTGCCTGAGCGAGCACGCGGTGCAGGTCTCGGACACGTCGTGCTCAAGCTACACAAACATCGCTCCCTGCATTGCTTCAGCCTCGACCCCTTCGATCCAAATCAGCGTCAAGTGTTTATACAGAAGCATTCTCTCCAACGAGAAGCAGATGATGACGACGGTGACGTGGAGCCGGAGCGCCTCCGCCCACGGCCTCACCCTCAGCTTCCACGACGATCCCTCCGCCGCCTTCAAAATCTCCACCAGCTCCCGCCTGTTCAGAAAATCCAAAGGCCGCAAATCGCTGCAGCTCCGCTCCTCCTCATCCAAAATCGACCTCTTCTGGGACCTCTCCACGGCCCGCTACGAGCCCGGCCCGGAGCCCGTCGACGGCTTCTACGTGGCCGTCGTCGTCGACTCCGAGCTCGGCCTCGTCCTCGGCGACAAGGATCACGAGCTCGCGGGCAAGAAGGCGGGGAAATTCGCGCTGGTCTCGCGGCAGGAGCATTTCTCCGGCAGCACGGTGTGCGCGACCAAGGCGCGGTTCTgcgacggcggcggcgcgcaCGACATCTCGATCCGGTGCGGCGGCGAGAGCCAGGCGAGGCACCCGATTCTGTCGGTGTGCATCGACAAGAAGCCGGTGATCAGGGTGAAGAAGCTGCAGTGGAATTTCAGGGGGAATCAGACGATATTCTTGGACGGATTGCTGGTGGATTTGCTGTGGGATGTTCACGACTGGTTCCACAATCCCGACGCCGGCTACGCGGTGTTCATGTTCAAGACGAGGAGCGGATTGGAGAGCAGATTGTGGCTGCACGACGACAAGATCATGCGGCGTGATGATGATCGCCTTGATTTCTCCTTCATGATTTGTGCTTGTAAGAATGTCTGatttttttctacttttttttgtgaggtttaattaattcaattcaAATTCCAAATTATGAGTCTTGTTACACATTACACTCAATCTACTTTCAATAATGTCTCAATCTTTCGATTTGTTGCAAATTCGacaatttctaattttttttatacgaATTTGGAGCGAGGAACTTAAACATTTATACCTAACGTAAAGACTCTATAAATTGGTCGAGGATTTTTGAAGCCTGTTGTCTGAAATTACTACTCGAACCGCTGGAAATGCTCTGATTTCGCCTTGAATATTACTTAACTTAGCTGCAGACGCCTCACGATGAAATTGACAATAAGAGAGGGTATTCCGGGCAACATGCTTGAAAAATCGTATCTCAATTAATTATGAGTTTCTACGTTGGATGAATGTTCGAATTTTAGCTCCAAACTCGTTAAAAGAAATTGAAGGGCcgaatttgtaataaataaaaaagattgaGCTATTAATGAAATAATTTACAAGATTGAGTCTAATTTAAAACAGGATTCAAAGTTTGATTTATAAATTGCAATTGTGTCTTTAATTTTTGTGATATAATGTATGTACTAATGTAGTTCGATATGATGAAATTCACTAATAATTGATTGTCGACATTGTTCATAATTTGGCACCCATATGCAAGGGATAAGGATTTTGCAGAAATTGTGATAGAAGCATAAATTATTAACACGATAGAGAAGGTCCCCAAAATACTCATTTTGTTTTGGAAGGAAAGCATTGAAGATTTATATTTTCTGCTTTTTTGACACATTTCAAGAAAGATTGCCTTAAACAAGATAAAAGTCGAAAAATAGAGAATATTTGGGACATTTGTCATGATTTTAGTTGGTCTATTCAAGTTCTGATGCCTTCGTTTTCATTTGATGTACAaactaaataatatatattaatcttAAAAGTCGAGGTATACTTTTGAccttattttatataaataatcttGGAACAAAAATGTTTTAGATTGATTGAGAATTATGCACTCACTCTCTCAAATCTTACCATAGGCATATCAAACCTTACATTATTTGTTGCAAATTTAACACCCCGAAAATTCTCCATCTGGTCATCGAAGAGTTGACGTGGCATGCCTGATCAGAGCCGGTGTCGCCAATTAGCAGTTGTACGACCTTGGTATTTTCTGTCTGCATAACGTTTCAAAGATGGTgttaaaattatacaaaatgGATGAATGTACATTTACCTACTCATTAAAGGATAATCAACCTACTTGTAACAACATAGAAAAACATTTACCTACTCATTAATTAATAGGGTTTTTGAGAGTGCACAAATGAGCAATGAAGCAACATCCAATTAAGGAAGACAATTGAAAAGGTGTCACAAGAATTACATTGGTACACATATTTGGTGGGGAAGTtggaatttaatttgattagaTAAGGCAGAGGAGCTGAAGACCCCATCAAACTGGGTGTTGTTAGTACCTTCTGCTTGAATGTTTGGACCACATTTTCATGGGGCcttgaaaaaaattgaacagAAAAGCCCCTTATTTCAGGCTATGCAACTGGTGGTTCTCAGTGTACATGAACAGATGTAAACCCATAAATTTTTGCATGTTCTGAGCTGCAGTTTTTTTGTGTCTTTATTGCCCTCTCAACTTTACTAATAAATTTTCACGCTTTATATCAACCTAGCTATCTATAATATTAATCAGCCctttttgaaatgaaaataagaaatgaaaatttgtgaaattttcttttatagaatgtaagaagaaaaaaagctttgaagggagaattttttgttattacTTCTTTTTTACGATAAATTAAGACACCTAAATATTTGTGACTCATAGGATGAAACTTTGTAAGATACGCGGCACAACAATTTAAACTCTAACAACATAAAAGCGATATTCGTTTTTAtcataatacttcctccgtcccagcttttagtatccaactttccttttttggccgtcccacattttagtttccatttctatttttggtaaaagtaggtgggggccttactccactttaattattttaactatcacatatcaatcactttattaaaacccgtgccgttctcaactggataccaaaagctgggacggagagagtaatcaATTGGGCAAAACTGctaaagaattttatttatatatccATGTATATATAAAATAGCTCGAAACAGTCATTCTCCCAATAATACAAAATGCAATGATGTGATGTAACGCCCTTCATCATGACCCACTTGTCTTTGTGGATCACCAATTGGAA is a window encoding:
- the LOC130997146 gene encoding uncharacterized protein LOC130997146 codes for the protein MGRKSDYNDFKTKIPLLKYLQFSKNNPHFLSSFFFPVQAPLSSFLSLSPLFSLSPPILPNWLSPAASSLEAELRQASDGQHRRERRSDGQPCRVSSPAVAAALYQRRSDAAAAVLSLSLIADLSLSICSATAALDRRRSDAWFCCEDPVVILGRIVDDRVVLLSLGLVTVMALVFTHVGLNVLVALIVALVACGGHAAVRGTKDLFLDESDAAEGGLLSVVC
- the LOC131000158 gene encoding uncharacterized protein LOC131000158, which codes for MRDLASCLSEHAVQVSDTSCSSYTNIAPCIASASTPSIQISVKCLYRSILSNEKQMMTTVTWSRSASAHGLTLSFHDDPSAAFKISTSSRLFRKSKGRKSLQLRSSSSKIDLFWDLSTARYEPGPEPVDGFYVAVVVDSELGLVLGDKDHELAGKKAGKFALVSRQEHFSGSTVCATKARFCDGGGAHDISIRCGGESQARHPILSVCIDKKPVIRVKKLQWNFRGNQTIFLDGLLVDLLWDVHDWFHNPDAGYAVFMFKTRSGLESRLWLHDDKIMRRDDDRLDFSFMICACKNV